One Streptomyces sp. P9-A2 DNA window includes the following coding sequences:
- a CDS encoding DUF397 domain-containing protein encodes MKQTPDLSTAAWRKSSYSDGGDNNCVEVAGGCPGLVPVRDSKVRDGRVLVFGPAAWALFTAQVKR; translated from the coding sequence ATGAAGCAGACTCCCGACCTCAGCACCGCCGCCTGGCGCAAGTCGAGTTACAGCGACGGGGGAGACAACAACTGCGTCGAGGTCGCCGGCGGCTGCCCCGGCCTCGTCCCGGTCCGCGACAGCAAGGTGCGGGACGGCCGGGTGCTCGTCTTCGGCCCGGCCGCGTGGGCGTTGTTCACGGCGCAGGTCAAGCGCTGA
- a CDS encoding helix-turn-helix domain-containing protein yields MAEQVDTQAESGRAVLGRTLRFLREKEGKSLGRLADESGYDKSYLCRLESGERLSKVTVMEDLDGYYGAGDLLVSLWKLARIDAFKDKYKEFMRLEAMARIMYKYTPNVPGLMQTEDFAREVLSGSRTTVQEREAVEEQVAARLGRQLLLSKSPAPSVRFVIDELAFRRPAAGPETWDGQLTHIEAIAQWPNVVVQVLPFSAGIHDLMGKGSLTLLWQKDGSAVAYTEGDSGGLLMDDSRDVLRHRLSYDRLRDLALSPSDSLTFIRDVLEEHRS; encoded by the coding sequence ATGGCCGAACAGGTGGACACTCAGGCGGAGTCGGGCCGTGCGGTGCTGGGGCGGACGCTTCGTTTCCTGCGGGAGAAGGAGGGCAAGTCGCTGGGGCGGCTGGCCGACGAGTCCGGGTACGACAAGAGCTATCTGTGCCGCCTGGAGTCGGGCGAGCGACTGTCCAAGGTGACGGTGATGGAGGACCTCGACGGGTACTACGGTGCCGGTGACCTGCTGGTGAGTCTCTGGAAACTGGCCCGGATCGACGCCTTCAAGGACAAGTACAAGGAGTTCATGCGCCTGGAGGCGATGGCACGGATCATGTACAAGTACACGCCGAACGTGCCCGGCCTGATGCAGACCGAAGACTTCGCCAGGGAGGTGTTGTCCGGCTCCCGGACAACGGTTCAGGAGCGCGAGGCGGTTGAGGAACAGGTCGCCGCCCGCCTGGGACGACAGCTTCTGCTGAGCAAGAGCCCGGCCCCGAGCGTCCGTTTCGTCATCGACGAACTCGCGTTCCGCCGTCCCGCGGCAGGCCCGGAGACGTGGGACGGTCAACTGACGCACATCGAAGCGATCGCGCAGTGGCCCAATGTCGTCGTTCAGGTGCTGCCGTTCTCGGCCGGAATCCACGACCTCATGGGAAAGGGCTCGCTGACCCTGCTGTGGCAGAAGGACGGAAGCGCTGTGGCGTACACGGAAGGTGACAGCGGAGGCTTACTGATGGACGATTCGAGAGACGTCCTGCGCCACCGTTTGTCCTACGATCGGCTGCGGGATCTGGCGCTGTCGCCGTCGGACTCGCTGACGTTCATCCGGGACGTACTGGAGGAGCACCGATCATGA
- a CDS encoding DUF1737 domain-containing protein → MKTPPDGLPAYRVLTGPDDVAFCHRVSEALAMGYRLHEGPAVTFDGDRVIVAQAVVWPGTEDPTSA, encoded by the coding sequence GTGAAAACACCGCCGGATGGGCTGCCTGCGTACCGTGTACTGACCGGTCCCGATGATGTGGCGTTCTGTCATCGTGTGAGCGAGGCCCTGGCGATGGGGTACCGACTCCACGAAGGGCCGGCGGTCACGTTCGACGGCGACCGGGTGATCGTCGCGCAGGCGGTCGTGTGGCCCGGGACGGAAGACCCCACCTCGGCGTGA
- a CDS encoding Uma2 family endonuclease, with product MTALAYERPETMSEIRTAAGPENGTENGPDLDEVVWQAWKAVELPEGYRAEIIEGAIEVSPTGRLSHAQIANRLRNALVRFLGEGEYSAYQDANVIFRRKGWIPDVFVAPEDLEPYADEDGLGVDAAAVRLVVEVVSPGKRHEDRDRVRKRREYARAGIPVYVIIDDYDAQGTVTVLTEPRPDKADWLGVVRVPYGTDVDIPKGPATGFVIGEAITGPKRT from the coding sequence ATGACCGCTCTTGCGTACGAGAGGCCCGAGACCATGTCTGAGATCAGGACCGCGGCCGGGCCGGAGAACGGAACCGAGAACGGGCCCGACCTGGACGAGGTCGTGTGGCAGGCATGGAAGGCCGTGGAACTCCCGGAGGGCTACCGCGCCGAGATCATCGAGGGAGCCATCGAGGTGTCGCCCACCGGCCGCCTGTCCCATGCCCAGATCGCCAACCGGCTGCGCAACGCGCTGGTGCGGTTCCTGGGAGAGGGCGAGTACTCGGCGTACCAGGACGCCAATGTCATCTTCCGGCGCAAGGGATGGATCCCCGATGTCTTCGTCGCGCCCGAGGACCTGGAGCCGTACGCGGACGAGGACGGGCTCGGTGTCGATGCGGCGGCGGTTCGTCTGGTGGTCGAGGTGGTCTCGCCCGGAAAGCGCCACGAGGACCGCGACCGGGTCAGGAAGCGCCGTGAATACGCCCGCGCCGGCATCCCGGTATACGTGATCATCGACGACTACGACGCGCAGGGCACCGTGACCGTCCTCACCGAACCCCGGCCCGACAAGGCCGACTGGCTGGGCGTCGTGCGGGTCCCCTACGGAACCGACGTCGACATCCCGAAGGGCCCCGCCACCGGCTTCGTGATCGGAGAGGCGATCACCGGTCCCAAGCGGACCTGA
- a CDS encoding bifunctional metallophosphatase/5'-nucleotidase encodes MPVTPASSASSASSVRRRRRRTNRLLATAAGVLTVGALTAAALPAGAASAGEGRGGTPHGHHKGHDGGKGGHGGKGRYQDVQLLSFNDLHGNLEPPAGSSGRVTHLHEDGTTENIDAGGVEYLATHLREARKGNRYSVTAAGGDMVGASPLISGLFHDEPTIEALNKLDLDVTSVGNHEFDEGAKELARLQKGGCHPVDGCYTDKKFKGADFPYLAANVLDEKTKKPVLKPYWVWKKNGVKVGFIGVTLEGTPDIVSAEGVKGLSFKDEVETINKYAKELQRQGVKSIVALVHEGGFPASSAYNYDCDSPGAGDGVSGPIADIAENVSPQVDALVTGHTHAAYVCTIPDPAGNPRMVTSAASFGRLYTDTTLTYDRRTGDIARTAVKSANHVVTRDVPKAPDMTRLIGKWNTLAAPIGNRAIGHISGDIVKDGTESPLGDLIADAQLEYGRTLDPETDLALMNPGGIRASLTHAASAAEGDGVVTYAEGFTVQPFANTVNLQDFTGAQLIQVLKEQVSGPNEASTKILQVSSGLTYTLDLTKTGADRVVTDSIRLNGEPIDGAATYRVATNSFLAGGGDGFPTLGEGTGDLVGEDDLTALEQYLTANSSASNPLAPPAADRITIVQ; translated from the coding sequence ATGCCAGTCACACCCGCGTCGTCGGCCTCGTCGGCCTCGTCGGTACGGCGCCGCAGACGCCGTACGAACCGTCTTCTCGCGACCGCGGCCGGTGTGCTCACCGTCGGCGCGCTGACCGCGGCCGCCCTGCCCGCCGGTGCGGCGAGCGCCGGTGAGGGCAGGGGCGGCACGCCGCACGGCCACCACAAGGGTCACGACGGCGGCAAGGGCGGTCACGGTGGCAAGGGCCGTTACCAGGACGTGCAGTTGCTGTCCTTCAACGATCTGCACGGCAACCTCGAACCCCCGGCGGGTTCCTCGGGCCGGGTCACCCATCTCCACGAGGACGGGACGACGGAGAACATCGACGCCGGTGGGGTGGAGTACCTCGCCACGCACCTGCGCGAGGCCCGCAAGGGCAACCGCTACTCCGTCACCGCGGCCGGCGGCGACATGGTCGGCGCGTCCCCGCTGATCTCGGGCCTGTTCCACGACGAGCCCACCATCGAGGCGCTGAACAAGCTCGACCTGGACGTCACGTCCGTCGGCAACCACGAGTTCGACGAGGGCGCGAAGGAACTGGCCCGGCTGCAGAAGGGCGGCTGCCACCCCGTCGACGGCTGCTACACGGACAAGAAGTTCAAGGGCGCCGACTTCCCGTACCTGGCGGCCAACGTCCTGGACGAGAAGACCAAGAAGCCCGTCCTCAAGCCGTACTGGGTGTGGAAGAAGAACGGCGTCAAGGTCGGCTTCATCGGCGTGACGCTGGAGGGCACCCCGGACATCGTCTCGGCCGAGGGAGTCAAGGGCCTGTCCTTCAAGGACGAGGTCGAGACGATCAACAAGTACGCCAAGGAGCTCCAGCGCCAGGGCGTGAAGTCGATCGTCGCCCTGGTCCACGAGGGCGGCTTCCCGGCCTCGTCCGCGTACAACTACGACTGCGACTCCCCGGGCGCGGGCGACGGCGTCTCCGGCCCGATCGCGGACATCGCCGAGAACGTGTCGCCCCAGGTGGACGCGCTGGTCACCGGCCACACCCACGCGGCGTACGTCTGTACGATCCCGGACCCGGCGGGCAACCCCCGCATGGTCACCTCGGCCGCCTCCTTCGGCCGCCTCTACACGGACACCACACTGACGTACGACCGCCGCACGGGTGACATCGCCCGTACGGCCGTGAAGTCGGCGAACCACGTGGTGACGCGGGACGTTCCGAAGGCGCCGGACATGACCCGGCTGATCGGCAAGTGGAACACCCTCGCCGCCCCCATCGGCAACCGCGCCATCGGCCACATCTCCGGTGACATCGTCAAGGACGGCACCGAGTCCCCGCTCGGCGACCTGATCGCCGACGCCCAGCTGGAGTACGGCAGGACCCTGGACCCGGAGACCGACCTGGCACTGATGAACCCGGGCGGCATCCGCGCCTCCCTCACCCACGCGGCGAGCGCCGCCGAGGGCGACGGCGTGGTCACCTACGCCGAGGGCTTCACCGTCCAGCCCTTCGCCAACACGGTCAACCTCCAGGACTTCACCGGTGCCCAGCTGATCCAGGTCCTCAAGGAGCAGGTGAGCGGCCCGAACGAGGCCTCGACGAAGATCCTCCAGGTCTCCTCCGGCCTGACCTACACCCTGGACCTGACGAAGACGGGTGCGGACCGGGTGGTCACGGACTCCATCCGGCTGAACGGCGAGCCGATCGACGGGGCCGCCACCTACCGCGTGGCCACGAACAGCTTCCTCGCGGGTGGCGGAGACGGCTTCCCGACCCTCGGGGAGGGCACGGGCGACCTGGTCGGCGAGGACGACCTGACGGCCCTGGAGCAGTACCTGACGGCCAACTCCTCGGCCTCGAACCCGCTCGCACCGCCGGCGGCGGACCGCATCACGATCGTGCAGTAA
- the mshD gene encoding mycothiol synthase has product MTSDDIARSGRTRSLQTHAALSPEQVEAVLALLDEAAGTDGQQAVSEQGRLQLRGGERAGVSHLLLFLTDEGDDADAGELVGYAQLEDTDPIEPPTAELVAHPSHRGQGHGRALGSALLAASGKRMRVWAHGGHSAARHLAQVLGLTLFRELRQMRRPLADLDLPDPVLPEGVTVRAFVPGRDDAAWLALNAAAFAHHPEQGSLTQRDLDDRKAEPWFDPKGFFLAERDGRLVGFHWTKVHRAENLGEVYVLGVSPQAQGVGLGKSLTTIGLRHLAERGLPTAMLYVDADNKAAVAVYERLGFLTHETDLMYRTEM; this is encoded by the coding sequence ATGACCAGCGACGACATCGCACGCTCCGGCCGCACCCGCTCGCTCCAGACGCACGCCGCGCTCTCCCCGGAGCAGGTCGAGGCGGTTCTCGCGCTGCTCGACGAGGCCGCCGGGACCGACGGACAGCAGGCGGTTTCCGAACAGGGGCGGTTGCAGTTGCGCGGCGGGGAGCGGGCGGGTGTCTCGCACCTGCTGCTCTTCCTCACGGACGAAGGAGACGACGCCGACGCCGGTGAACTCGTCGGCTACGCCCAGTTGGAGGACACCGACCCGATCGAGCCCCCGACAGCCGAACTGGTCGCGCACCCCTCGCACCGGGGGCAGGGACACGGGCGGGCACTCGGGTCCGCGCTGCTCGCCGCCTCCGGCAAGCGGATGCGGGTGTGGGCGCACGGCGGTCACTCCGCCGCCCGGCACCTCGCCCAGGTCCTCGGCCTCACGCTTTTCCGCGAACTGCGGCAGATGCGGCGCCCGTTGGCAGACCTGGACCTGCCCGACCCCGTACTTCCCGAAGGCGTGACCGTACGCGCCTTCGTCCCCGGCCGGGACGACGCCGCCTGGCTCGCGCTGAACGCCGCCGCCTTCGCCCACCACCCCGAACAGGGCTCCCTCACCCAGCGCGACCTCGACGACCGCAAGGCCGAGCCCTGGTTCGACCCGAAGGGCTTCTTCCTCGCCGAACGGGACGGCCGCCTCGTCGGCTTCCACTGGACCAAGGTGCACCGAGCGGAGAACCTCGGCGAGGTGTACGTCCTCGGGGTGAGCCCGCAGGCCCAGGGCGTCGGGCTCGGCAAGTCCCTCACGACGATCGGGCTGCGGCACCTGGCGGAGCGGGGGCTGCCGACCGCCATGCTGTACGTCGACGCCGACAACAAGGCGGCGGTGGCCGTCTACGAGCGGCTGGGTTTCCTGACCCACGAGACGGACCTGATGTACCGCACCGAGATGTGA